Genomic segment of Rhodococcus sp. W8901:
CTTCAGGGTGCTGGTCTTGCCGCCGCCGTTCGGCCCGAGGAGGGCCATGACGGTGCCCGGCGCGAGCGTCAGGTCCACCCCGTGCAGCACCTCGATGGGGCCGTAACTCGCACGGACACCGGCCAATTCGAGCAGCGGGGTGGGTCCGTCCTGCGGCCCGTCCAGCGTCTCCGTCACGTTCGTGGCCCCAGTCGACATCACAGCCATCACACTGCCTCCTCTGCCGTGCCGATGTAGGCGGCGATCACCGCCGGGTCGTCGCGCACCTGCGCCGCGCTGCCCGACGCCAGGACGGCGCCGTAGTCGAGCACGTGAATCTGCTTGCACAGCTTCATCACCAGTGGGATGTCGTGCTCGACGAGGCAGATCGCCAGACCGTCCGCCGCCAGGGACCGCAGCAGGTCCGCGAAGTCCTCGGTCTCCTGCTCGGTCTGGCCCGACGCGGGCTCGTCGAGCAGCAGCAGCCGCGGCGATGTCATCAGTGCCCGGGCGGCCTCGACGACGCGAGCCCGTCCGGTCGGGATGTCCGAGACGTCCTTGTCGGCGACATCGGTGAGCTTGGTCAGCTCGAGGATCCGGTCCGTCTCGGCGTCCACGTCGATCTTGCTGCGCGTGTTGGCCCTGTGGATGTCGCCGGCGACCCGGATGTTGTCCCGCACCGACAGCGACAGGAACAGCTCCAGCCGCTGGAAGGTGCGGGCCAGGCCCTTGTTCGCCCGCTTGGCGGGCGAGAGCCGGGTGACGTCCTGGCCGTCGAGCAGGATCTTGCCCGATGCCGGCTTCTGCAGGCCGGTGATCGTGTTGAACAGCGTCGTCTTACCGGCGCCGTTCGGTCCGATCAGTCCGGTGATGGATCCGCGTTCGACCGTGATGCTGACGTCGTTGACCGCGACGTGGCCACCGAATCGGACAGTGATGCCCCGGGTTTCGAGGATCGGGGTGTCAGGCATGGACGCTCAACTCCTTCGGCTTCGAGGCGAAGTGCTCCGTGGCCGCAGCGGTGTGGGCCGTGACCGTGGCGGGCAGTCCGAGCTCGCGGTCGAGCTGCGTCAGGCCCTCTTCCGTGTAGGGCGCGTCGATGCCGATCTCCTCGGGCGCGATGCCCTTGGCGGCGTCGGCGGCCTCCTTGCCGAGGACCGCTTCCGGCATGACCATCTTTCCGATGACCGGGAGCATGAACACCGTGACGATCGTGATCGTCGCGAACCACCAGTTGCCCAGCACGCCGGTGAGCGCGAGGACGTACGACAGTGCGACGACGGCCGCGCCGCCGATCAGCACCGGCTTGGCGTTGCGCAGGTGGCGGTAGCCCTCGATCACGTCGTGCACCGTGCCCGACGGGTTCTTGCCGACGCCCATACCGATCAGCGCGGGGCTGACGGCCGCGAGGTGACCCAGGAAGGTCCACAGTCCCTCGATCTCGGGCTGGCTGGAGGCCAGGTTGCCGAACGAGACCATGATGACCGCGAATCCGATGCCGGCCATGATGCCGCCGAAGAACGCGCCGGTGACGTAGCCGATGCCGGCGACGACCGTGAGCATCAGGATCGTGAGGCTGATCATGATCGAGAAGTTCTCGTTCGAGACCGCACCGATCGCAGTCGACATCAGGATGCCGCCGAGTCCGGCGATGCCGGCAGAGAGCATGAACACGCTGAGCTTGAGCTTGACGAGGTTCTGTCCGAGCATCGCCGAGGCGGCCGGGCTGTCCTTCATCGCGGCGAGCCGGCGGCCGTAGCCGCTGTTGCGCAGTGCGATGACGCCGACAGCGAGGATCACGAACAGGGCGGTGGCGGTCATGAGGAACGCCGTCTGGTTGCTCAGGTCCAGCGGGCCGATCTTGATCGGAGGCATCACGAGGGAGCCGCCGGGGAAGATCGAGAACTTGACGCCTAACAGTTCGTGCTCGGTGGTGTCGCGCAGCACCATGTTGCTGAGGAACACGCCGAATGCCATCGTCGCCAGCGCCAGGTACAGGCCGCGCAGGCGCAGCGCCGGCAGTGCGACGAGGCCGCCGATGACCGCGGCCGCGAGGGTCCCGAAGATCAGCCCCCAGATGGTCATGCGGGCCGCGAGGCCGGTTCCGGAGACACCGAAGTGGAACGCGACGATGGTCGCGATCGCACCGAAGGACACCGACGCCAGGTTCATCTCGCCGGCGTATCCGGTGAGCAGGGTCAACGAGAGCGCGATGATCGCGAACGAGACACCCAGGGTCAGGGTGGTGATCGCGGACTCGACCATGAGCAGACGGATCAGGTAGATGATCACGATCAGGGCGACGCCCCACGCGACGGCCTTGCGCACGCTCGGGACCGAGTACCGCTCACGGGTACGGACCGCGGTGCCGCGCAGCCGATCCTGCGGCAGCACGATCAGGACGACGAACAGCGCGATCATCGGCAGCGACACGCGCAGGTTCGAGGTCCACGTCCACTCGGACGGGAAGTAGCCGAGCACGTAGGTGCCGGCCAGACCCAGCACGATGGCGCCGACGAACGTGCGCGGGATGCTGCGCAGGCGGCCGAACATCGCGGCGGCGAACGCGTCGATCACGAGCAGCGTCAACAGGTTGGCCTCGAGCGTGCCACCACTGATCGGGGTGACCAGGATGCCGGCGAGGACGGCCAGCGTGGAACCGAGTGCCCACGAGAACGCGGCGATGCGCTCGGGGTTGTGCCCGTTGAGGCGGAGCAGATCAGGGTCGTCCACGACGCCGCGCATCGAGACGCCGATGCGGGTGCGGGTGAACAGGAAGCGCAGGCCGACGGCGATGAGGACCGCGGCGACCAGGCAGATGATCTCGTGGGTGTGGATCGTCGCGCCGAAGAACGAGAACCGGCTGTCGTCACCGAAGAACATCTTCATGGTGCGGGCTTCTTCGGGGTGCCAGAACCAGGTCGACAGCGACAGCATGCCGAGCATGATCGACACCGTGACGACGATCTTGGTGACCTCGGAGGTGTCCCGTAGGCCGCGCATGATCAGCGCGTACAGCAGCAGCCCCATGAGCGGTCCGGCGATGCCGAGCGTGATGATCAACGCCACGGGTGTCGGCAGACCCCAACCGTAGCGGAGCTGCCAGTAGAGAAAGGCGCCGAGCATCGCCTGCGCGCCGTGCGCGAAGTTGAAGATGCCGGACGAG
This window contains:
- a CDS encoding ABC transporter ATP-binding protein; amino-acid sequence: MPDTPILETRGITVRFGGHVAVNDVSITVERGSITGLIGPNGAGKTTLFNTITGLQKPASGKILLDGQDVTRLSPAKRANKGLARTFQRLELFLSLSVRDNIRVAGDIHRANTRSKIDVDAETDRILELTKLTDVADKDVSDIPTGRARVVEAARALMTSPRLLLLDEPASGQTEQETEDFADLLRSLAADGLAICLVEHDIPLVMKLCKQIHVLDYGAVLASGSAAQVRDDPAVIAAYIGTAEEAV
- a CDS encoding ABC transporter permease — encoded protein: MDTFVTFTILGLVLGSVYAIAASGLVLTYNSSGIFNFAHGAQAMLGAFLYWQLRYGWGLPTPVALIITLGIAGPLMGLLLYALIMRGLRDTSEVTKIVVTVSIMLGMLSLSTWFWHPEEARTMKMFFGDDSRFSFFGATIHTHEIICLVAAVLIAVGLRFLFTRTRIGVSMRGVVDDPDLLRLNGHNPERIAAFSWALGSTLAVLAGILVTPISGGTLEANLLTLLVIDAFAAAMFGRLRSIPRTFVGAIVLGLAGTYVLGYFPSEWTWTSNLRVSLPMIALFVVLIVLPQDRLRGTAVRTRERYSVPSVRKAVAWGVALIVIIYLIRLLMVESAITTLTLGVSFAIIALSLTLLTGYAGEMNLASVSFGAIATIVAFHFGVSGTGLAARMTIWGLIFGTLAAAVIGGLVALPALRLRGLYLALATMAFGVFLSNMVLRDTTEHELLGVKFSIFPGGSLVMPPIKIGPLDLSNQTAFLMTATALFVILAVGVIALRNSGYGRRLAAMKDSPAASAMLGQNLVKLKLSVFMLSAGIAGLGGILMSTAIGAVSNENFSIMISLTILMLTVVAGIGYVTGAFFGGIMAGIGFAVIMVSFGNLASSQPEIEGLWTFLGHLAAVSPALIGMGVGKNPSGTVHDVIEGYRHLRNAKPVLIGGAAVVALSYVLALTGVLGNWWFATITIVTVFMLPVIGKMVMPEAVLGKEAADAAKGIAPEEIGIDAPYTEEGLTQLDRELGLPATVTAHTAAATEHFASKPKELSVHA